acaaaacgctaggattaatcttatctcgagttaggacaagaaataacttgggattaatcttaaatGTACATGCCCAGTGTGAGGCTGGACTCGTCCTAAGAcgagtcctaagattaatcctaagacgagtcctaagattaatcctaagttaggaagaatttggtgaaatcgatggctggttTCATTATAAAAGTTACCTtttgataataataaccaatacaCAAAATTTGCTGCTACTTCAAGATCCACATTCTGTAGTACATTTATAGGCACGCTTCAGCAATGCATTATTTCACCATCTGCACTGTATTGTCGCTCCAAATCATGGGATTTCACAGTTAGGAAAGCTAGGCTTACGTGTATGGCATGATTGAAACTGGAAGAAAGCTCACTGATGTAAGTGAATGATAAAGGAGTGCATTGTTCAGCACtcacttgtttttgttaaacgTTCGCCTCAATCGGTGCGTTGTTCAGCACTTTGTTAATTAATTCAAATGAGTTAAGGAATGCGTTGTTCAGCATTCAATAAATTTGCATTATTCAAATAAATAGTTACTTCATTGACTTTCTTTGTGTtaaattggtaaaacaaatcTTGTGCATGTTGCTTATTGCTGAAAACAATACCCCAAGTGATgacattttaataatttattgttcTACAATAGGTGTTCTTTTTGCCAATGGGCAGGTAAATAATTTTGTCACAATAATCTAGATATTCTTATGTCATTCTATTCAGTTGGtgattttgattgattatttCAGAAACTGTTATTTGCTTTTCAGGTCAAAATATTTCCAGGGACTAACTGGGTGGTGCATCAAAGGGCGATGGCACCAATGCAAAGTAAATCCACAACACAATCCACCGATTCCTCTTCACCATTACCCATCACCTCCTGCAATTGTCCAGAAAGAATGAAAGAAGGTAGCATTCTCTATAGCCTACTGTCCTCGACTGCACACGAGCCCATTGCCATGGAAAGTGAAGACAGTGGTAGCCCCACCAATCGCTTGACCACCACTACCACCACCACGTCAACACCCACCGAGAGAAGGTATCCCACCAACGGCGTAACGTCCGTCTCACAAGTTGTCAACCAGGCGCTGTGGCGGCGTGGCAGCAACCCCTTCATCCCACCGACCATCATCATGCTGAAACACCAAGAAAGTATATGTCAACAGGCTGCGCAACTTCTCCTCAAGACGGTAGACTTTGTAAGGAATTTACCCTCCACCCAGCGGCTGTGCCCACATGATCGCACCACCCTTTTCCAGCACTGCTGGGCGGAACTCCTTGTACTGATGATGACACAGTACAAATTCCACTTTGAAACTGAGGAGATAGACTTTAGTTTTGGTGTTGACAACGATGGTGACCAACAGACGTGCCACCATTGTCATGGGCACACAAGCGAAAATATGCTTCTGCGGTGCTTGGTTGCACTTCAAGGGATCCCAACGCAATCGGACATTCACATGATGGAGTGTTTCTTCAGTAAATGTGAATTGATGGGATTGGACGATAAGGAGTATGCTTACCTGAAAATGACGATTCTCTTCAATCCAGGTGAGTGATATTACAGCTCATAATAATGCTATTTGGATTGCAAAACTTTCATTTACAGTGCCAAAATGCGTTATTCGGACTAGAAATTGATTTGCCTATAAGAGGTTGGGTCATGTCCACTCACTTTTTATCAATCAAAATCTAACAATAAAAACGCATTGCTCCAATATGTTTCCGCTAACAATTTTGTGTATGTGTCAAAATGTGAGATAAGGCCCTCAAAAGTTATTGCTTGAAAGTCTTTGAGACATCGTTTCTCATGGAGGTTATTCATATTGATTTGAATACAATCTTTAAGGGTCATGGCGAGTACATTTTTCTGATTGTTTCGCCACAAAGTCTAAATCAACTTAAAGTCATGTCAGTGGTTGTATTATTAAGGATGCCTATCAGAAGCTAAATGGTAGCTTTTAATGCAACCTGCTTTAGATAGTAAAAATGAATCCAAGATAAGCACTCAATTGAGTGAATACCCTTGCCACCTCGAGCAGTAAGGAATGAAACTCCCAGACTTGACTGATGCTGAAAGCGCTGTGTCCTTCAAAATGGTCATgtatccacacaaatgtgctgATCTTCACCAAAATCTATTTGCCCATGATAACTCTTTTCATGAAGTTTTGTGAAAATCCATCTTAAACTTACATTATTGAGATATTCTTCCTGTAGTCTGACTGACAAACAGACTGGAAGACAGTAAGACAAACATACAAAGTTACAAAAAGGTCAAGTTGAAAAGGAAACCTTATTGAACAAGACTGAAATTAGTGATAAACAGATCATACAtgtgtaaataaatacatgtatgaatcTAAAATAATTGAACTCGCTGGACAATTatatgcacaaaaaaaacacttagaATATTTCATGTGATTATGGAAGAATGAATGCATTTCAATCGGCCACCAATCACAGCACTCCCCCTCCTCCCCATGCAGAGTTTCTCATGTATTTGTAAGCGTGGATACATGTGCATCAATATTTGTCTTTTTTAGTtatctgaagtacatgtacgacGAGTCCTTTCTGATGGTTTTCAATTTCACTactttgtgattttatttaaattagAATTCTGATAACAATAATGATTTATTTCCAAGCAATAGGGAGATTTCATCTTCAATTTCAGTATCTTCAAGTAGTTTGTGTGACTTAAGAGCTGTTCAAACTCCGATTGCGAAGCGAATACATGCTCCCCTTCCAATTATGCCGCAAGAAATTTGCTTCGCACAAAGCATTTGCAGGGTGTATGATCAGTCTTAACATTATGTATTGTAGCACAGATCAAACCAGTGTATTGTGATGTTGGAGACTGCTTTTGAAAATCCTAatgcttaaagacaatggacactattggtaattgtcaaagacaagtcttctcacttggtgcatctcaacgttatggataaaataacaaacctgtgaaaatttgagcttgattggtcgtcgtcggagttgcgagataactgttaaagaaaaaaacacccctgtcacacgcagttgtgtgctacCAGATGCAATCAAATTCctggagccgttcctcacaattttgtatactatcaacctctccccattactttttagcaagaaaggttttatgatgataattattttgagtaattaccaatagtgtccactgcctttaagaagttaCATTGGTGTATCAAAACTGTTCATCGAGTCAAATAATGTTTAAGTCATCTTGCCATGAGAAGGTCAGAAGCATCATTGACCTGAACAAATCCGttcacaaaaatcataaaaaagaAGAGTTTATCATTCAACTCATTTTTGAAAGTGCAAAAGCAAGTGAAAACTTTGTCTGTGGTTGTTTTTATGACCCCATTGTTGTGTCTTCATTTTGAGATTCAAATTGGTACTAAAGTATTTTTGTCCCTCAAGATTACAAGTGTTTCCTTTTTAAGGAAATCCAAGCACATGCTTCCAATTATGCAGCATCTATTTGAAGAACTATGTAAGTTTACCTTTTTGGGCTGaactgatgtacatgtagtttcatcaGGTCAAGAAACTAAGTGTTTCCGAAGGTTTCTTAATTAAATTTCTCAGATGAATTAATTTACTATGTTAATAGGTAGAATTTGACCTTTGAATCAACAATATTGTGTGCGCTGAGGATTGCTACAATGTCTAGAATCTTGTTTCTtgggtttgtttgttcaatTAAAGACTTATAAGCATGATACACATATTATCTTGCCGTAACTTAAATGCTGTTGCACTgatgcaacaaaataatttaaaacttccgattaatgttttgttttgttttgttacgtGTTACAACCTGACAGGCCTGGTCTCTCTGTTTAAGTGTTAATTTGTCCTTCAATAAATTATTGAGTGTATGGTGAagatttttgtactttttatgcTTGGGATGTACTTCATACAATAACTCAGAGTTTGACAGACGCATAAACTTCCTTATTTTTCTGCCAATAGTACATAGACATCGTTAATTGTTTGTAATGAAGATCTATCCATACAAAAAAACTTCCCGAGTCACGTTCGCACTTAAAGTCAACCCTCAACCTTTCTTTCCTCTTTCTTCCTCGGCCCGAGGTAATTCTGAAGCCGCTAGAACCAGACTATTGTTCCCGGCCATTTCTTTCTAAAGTTCATTACCTATTCTTAGGTTCACACTCGCTCTGTACAGAGGGATTCAATTTTGAAAGTGCAGAAGATTGGTTCAAGGACTGGGTAATTCAATTGGCTATCCACACCAAACGTGGTGTGAGTGTCTGCATGTACATGGTATGGATCAAGGATGGGCTTGCAAATCTTGGTGTTTGTGTGCCATGATTTGTACAAAGGCCAACTTCAGAAAGTAGGTTGTTGGAAATGCTTTTTTTTACTTACTGGTGCCATACTGAAATAATTTGTTCCTTGTGAATGCAtggatgtaaacaaaatgtaagaTCAAGGGTAGTCTTCTTGTCTCCCTTGGGATACTTTTTGCCCTTTTAAATCAATCCCGtctttttaagttttttgtttgtgtgtctaTATGACTGAGAATAAGTTCCGTTTGCATTATGATTTGTTAGATGCAATTGCAATACTAACAATTCCTTAAAATGCCATTAAATAAAAGTGATTTAgacaaaaaatattacaatgtttgaaaaatgacattttaaagcCATACATCAAGCCTAAACGTCAAGCCTTCATGCAGGCCTATACCCTGAGGGAGGGCTGGGCCAATGTAAGTGCAATGCCCTGCCCATAAGTCAATATCACTGTGTATTGGTTGAGCTGAGTTGCTTGGATCTCACCAAGTGACATTACTCACGGCCACTCTACATGTCTCTTCGTTAAGATGTCTATAGAATACATGTGCATTGTTTCAGAAGACTCACTCGTCCCCATCCCCCCTCACCCAAGAAAGTACACATGAGTGGGGTCAGTGTACTTCGTCTCAAGTCACGTTTGTATTGATTTTTGATTGAGACAGAGCTCACCGCCATTAGGTCTCCTTATAAACAGAACACTGAGCTTTAAGCTTCATTTAGTCCGTCAGTTACAGGAGTTGTCTTAGTAGTTAGCACAGACGTACTTTAGACACAAAACAATACCTGCCTAAGATGAAAACAGTCTTGAGTGAAATGAGGAGGAATAAATGTCATTCATGCTGGTATCAGATAATCACACCATCCAAGGTTCCTTCCTGCAACACCCCCTCCACTTCCTAATACATTGCCTGTTTTCTTTCTGTGGGAATAGAAATAATCAAACTGAAAACTTTCTGCCCAAtatcacatttaaaaaaaatattcaaaagacattttttttcctgaagTCCTAGACACGATTTATGAGAAATATTCATCATTTTGTAGCCCTATTATTTCTATGATTTTACAGCCTACTTAAAGAACTTACTTATTGTTAGGAACACAAGGAGAAATTTCTTATTTAAATGCCTGAACATGCAAAGTCCAATGTATCCAACTTACcctttctttttagttttttgaAGGCATCTCTCTGACTTCAAGACTGCAGGTCACTTTTCGCTATGCACtacaatacatttaaaaatacttctCTCTGTTAAGTTTTCTATTAACACCAGATATTTCTGAAGGAATTAACCACACACAACTTTAAAGATAGGTTTTATATCCAGTTGCAGTACCAGTATAACTGTAAAACTCTTTTATTtatacccattgtacatttttatttttggatcCCAAATAATAAGCCTTGTTGAGATATGGCAGACATGATatgagtgtactgtttggttttggtgtatacacacaagtttacccaaaccttacagtgttgtagcattgtgtccgccctatctcaaaaaaaaaattaattgagtGTACTTATAGATGATTACTTCTCTTAAGTGTAGTTCAAACCCTAATTTAACAGACACAAATTAATCACATTTATCTTTCTTTGACAAGGGAACATATTATAGGGAACATTGATGAACATGTGCCAggttgaataaaataaaaaaaaataataaaaaaattgttgccaTATTAATTTGAGAATGCCACCAGGCACTTCATGTAGTTGGGAGAAAAAACTAATTTATAGAAACAGACTGCATACTTGTATAAAGCAATTATTTAACAAACTGGGAAAACAAAGGTATTACAGTGAAGATACTTCTATTGTTATATTTCAACTTTATGAGAAAATGCAAGATTAATTGTTATCTATGG
Above is a window of Asterias rubens chromosome 11, eAstRub1.3, whole genome shotgun sequence DNA encoding:
- the LOC117296859 gene encoding nuclear receptor subfamily 0 group B member 1-like, which encodes MAPMQSKSTTQSTDSSSPLPITSCNCPERMKEGSILYSLLSSTAHEPIAMESEDSGSPTNRLTTTTTTTSTPTERRYPTNGVTSVSQVVNQALWRRGSNPFIPPTIIMLKHQESICQQAAQLLLKTVDFVRNLPSTQRLCPHDRTTLFQHCWAELLVLMMTQYKFHFETEEIDFSFGVDNDGDQQTCHHCHGHTSENMLLRCLVALQGIPTQSDIHMMECFFSKCELMGLDDKEYAYLKMTILFNPGE